A region from the Luteolibacter flavescens genome encodes:
- a CDS encoding FAD binding domain-containing protein — MKAFTYEKPRTAAEAAASAASHPGAKFVAGGTNLLDLMKLEIEAPPHLIDVNGLEFDKIEKLPSGGLRIGALVRNTDLAAHETIRRDYGVLTRALVAGATGQLRNMATTAGNLLQRTRCPYFYDSYQACNKREPGSGCGARDGYNRQHAIIGASESCIATHPSDMAVAMRLLDAEVETIRPDGSTRTIPIADFHRLPGDAPQTDTILAAGELITAVVLPPPLGGVHLYRKVRDRASFAFALISVAAVIQKDGSGRVALGGVAHRPWRVEAAEALLPKGAKAVVEVLLAGARPTPENEFKVKLVERTLRSVLAEAKQAQS; from the coding sequence ATGAAAGCCTTCACCTACGAGAAGCCGCGCACTGCGGCCGAGGCTGCGGCTTCCGCGGCGAGCCATCCCGGAGCGAAGTTCGTCGCGGGTGGGACGAATCTCCTCGACCTGATGAAGCTAGAGATCGAGGCACCGCCTCATCTCATCGATGTGAATGGCCTGGAGTTCGACAAGATCGAGAAGCTCCCCTCGGGCGGCCTGCGCATCGGAGCGCTGGTGAGGAATACCGACCTCGCCGCGCATGAGACGATCCGCCGCGACTATGGCGTGTTGACGCGCGCGCTGGTTGCAGGGGCCACCGGGCAATTGCGGAACATGGCGACGACCGCCGGGAACCTGCTCCAGCGCACCCGTTGCCCTTATTTCTACGACTCCTATCAGGCCTGTAACAAGCGGGAGCCCGGCAGCGGTTGCGGAGCCAGGGACGGCTACAACCGCCAGCACGCCATCATCGGTGCGAGCGAAAGCTGCATCGCCACGCACCCGAGCGACATGGCCGTCGCCATGCGCCTGCTGGATGCGGAGGTCGAGACGATACGGCCGGACGGCTCCACGCGGACCATCCCCATCGCCGACTTCCACCGTCTGCCCGGAGATGCGCCGCAGACCGATACGATACTGGCTGCCGGGGAACTCATCACTGCGGTGGTGCTACCTCCGCCGCTTGGGGGCGTGCATCTTTATAGGAAGGTGCGGGACCGCGCTTCATTTGCGTTCGCACTCATTTCCGTCGCCGCGGTGATTCAGAAGGACGGCAGCGGTCGCGTCGCGCTGGGCGGCGTGGCGCATCGCCCGTGGCGTGTGGAAGCTGCGGAGGCGCTGCTGCCGAAGGGGGCGAAGGCAGTCGTCGAGGTGCTGCTGGCCGGTGCCAGGCCGACGCCGGAAAATGAGTTCAAGGTGAAACTGGTCGAGCGGACGCTGCGGTCCGTCCTAGCCGAAGCAAAACAAGCACAGTCATGA
- the paoA gene encoding aldehyde dehydrogenase iron-sulfur subunit PaoA: MKARDDHDFNRRDFLITGTAVTAATLLPPKARAQDAVKVPASDPSLMAKVSFKVNGEARELELDRRTTLLDALREHLELTGSKKGCDQGQCGACTVMVGGRRIASCLTLAVMHEGSEITTIEGLGTPEDLHPMQAAFIKHDGFQCGYCTSGQICSAVSVLGEIKAGIPSHATSDLTKPPELTQGEIRERMSGNLCRCGAYSNIMDAIQEVAGGVK; this comes from the coding sequence ATGAAAGCGAGAGATGACCACGACTTCAACAGGCGGGATTTCCTGATCACCGGCACGGCCGTGACGGCGGCGACGCTGCTGCCTCCAAAGGCCCGCGCGCAGGACGCGGTGAAGGTTCCGGCCAGTGATCCCTCGCTGATGGCAAAGGTTTCCTTCAAGGTGAATGGCGAGGCCCGCGAGCTGGAGCTGGACCGACGGACGACGCTGCTGGATGCGCTGCGCGAGCACTTGGAACTTACCGGCAGCAAGAAGGGCTGCGACCAGGGGCAATGCGGTGCCTGCACGGTGATGGTGGGCGGACGTCGCATCGCCTCCTGCCTCACCCTCGCGGTGATGCACGAGGGCAGCGAGATCACGACCATCGAGGGCCTCGGTACTCCGGAGGATCTGCATCCGATGCAGGCGGCCTTCATCAAGCACGATGGCTTCCAATGCGGCTATTGCACTTCCGGACAGATCTGCTCCGCGGTCTCCGTGCTCGGCGAGATCAAGGCCGGCATCCCCAGCCATGCGACAAGCGATCTGACGAAGCCGCCGGAGCTGACCCAAGGTGAAATCCGCGAACGCATGAGCGGGAATCTCTGCCGCTGCGGTGCCTACTCGAATATCATGGATGCGATCCAGGAAGTGGCGGGAGGTGTGAAATGA